A window from Actinomycetospora corticicola encodes these proteins:
- a CDS encoding phytanoyl-CoA dioxygenase family protein, whose protein sequence is MNPHLSEATAAGAPDDVAPAWDGDNEQWWDWYMSLAGNEAPPELVDVPVTDPGPLPDEDAVVAELAAPYELPVGAAGAFAADGFVVLPRVVSPGAAEVLRRRLTDLLADTTGTSLRAREMMWLEDPLVRAAVLSPRIAGICAALLGHDTLRLYHDSALCKEPGAGRTPWHYDAHHFPLDSHDVISTWMPLQAVPAAMGPLSFARGMDTWRLVEDVPFDKVGTSYDLQVSETLREAGVVVHDEPFALGDVSFHSTLCFHTAGANHTTRPRMVLGATYYADGARVIDHPTMVSGDWRLFVPDTEPGEAAASAHNPIVTGNG, encoded by the coding sequence ATGAACCCGCACCTCAGCGAGGCCACCGCGGCCGGTGCCCCGGACGACGTCGCCCCCGCGTGGGACGGCGACAACGAGCAGTGGTGGGACTGGTACATGTCCCTCGCGGGCAACGAGGCGCCGCCGGAGCTCGTCGACGTCCCCGTCACCGACCCGGGCCCGCTGCCCGACGAGGACGCGGTCGTCGCCGAGCTCGCGGCGCCCTACGAGCTGCCCGTCGGCGCGGCGGGCGCGTTCGCCGCCGACGGCTTCGTCGTGCTGCCCCGTGTCGTGTCCCCCGGGGCGGCGGAGGTGCTGCGCCGGCGGCTGACCGACCTGCTCGCCGACACGACCGGCACGTCGCTGCGCGCCCGCGAGATGATGTGGCTGGAGGACCCGCTGGTCCGCGCGGCCGTCCTCTCGCCGCGCATCGCCGGGATCTGCGCGGCCCTGCTCGGGCACGACACGCTGCGGCTCTACCACGACAGCGCGCTGTGCAAGGAGCCCGGCGCCGGTCGTACCCCGTGGCACTACGACGCCCACCACTTCCCGCTGGACTCCCACGACGTCATCTCGACGTGGATGCCGCTGCAGGCGGTACCCGCCGCGATGGGTCCGTTGTCGTTCGCCCGCGGGATGGACACGTGGCGGCTGGTCGAGGACGTGCCGTTCGACAAGGTCGGGACCTCCTACGACCTGCAGGTCTCCGAGACGCTGCGCGAGGCCGGGGTCGTCGTGCATGACGAGCCGTTCGCCCTCGGCGACGTCAGCTTCCACTCGACGCTGTGCTTCCACACCGCCGGCGCGAACCACACCACGCGCCCGCGCATGGTGCTCGGGGCGACCTACTACGCCGACGGAGCGCGGGTGATCGACCACCCGACGATGGTCAGCGGCGACTGGCGGCTGTTCGTCCCGGACACCGAGCCGGGCGAGGCGGCGGCCAGCGCGCACAACCCGATCGTCACGGGGAACGGCTGA
- a CDS encoding class I SAM-dependent methyltransferase has translation MPQPGSTEERSLAHWAEQGRAGMEAFYALAAEDYRQMVAARDWAADLREHGDAARARVLDVACGSGKFPAELQRRGLAGAVGDLRVEVDLLDPSAFSIAEARSVLAAPFVPVGEHEVRIQDLPDDVGGFDVAWATHALYVVPPTEIGAGIARMVAALRPGGFGAVVHASETSHYMRFAQAFRTTFAPDATPFTTSEQVRDALGAAGIEPDVTTIRYDVGHPDRAVIEGFLQRCAFDDSVGLERMETEGAVGEYLAGTHGDDGYRFSQVVDVITWEVAR, from the coding sequence ATGCCCCAACCGGGCAGCACGGAAGAACGCAGTCTGGCCCACTGGGCCGAGCAGGGCCGCGCGGGGATGGAGGCGTTCTACGCCCTCGCCGCCGAGGACTACCGGCAGATGGTTGCCGCCCGCGACTGGGCGGCCGACCTGCGCGAGCACGGCGACGCCGCGCGGGCGCGCGTCCTCGACGTCGCGTGCGGCAGCGGGAAGTTCCCCGCCGAGCTGCAGCGCCGGGGTCTCGCCGGGGCGGTCGGGGACCTGCGGGTCGAGGTCGACCTGCTCGACCCGTCGGCCTTCTCGATCGCCGAGGCCCGCTCGGTGCTCGCGGCGCCGTTCGTGCCGGTCGGCGAGCACGAGGTCCGCATCCAGGACCTGCCCGACGACGTCGGCGGCTTCGACGTCGCCTGGGCGACGCACGCTCTCTACGTCGTCCCGCCCACCGAGATCGGGGCCGGGATCGCGCGGATGGTCGCGGCTCTGCGCCCCGGCGGGTTCGGCGCGGTCGTCCACGCCTCGGAGACCTCGCACTACATGCGCTTCGCGCAGGCGTTCCGCACCACCTTCGCGCCGGACGCGACGCCGTTCACCACCTCCGAGCAGGTGCGGGACGCCCTGGGCGCGGCCGGGATCGAGCCGGACGTCACCACGATCCGCTACGACGTCGGGCACCCCGACCGGGCCGTGATCGAGGGCTTCCTGCAGCGCTGCGCGTTCGACGACTCGGTCGGACTCGAGCGGATGGAGACCGAGGGCGCGGTGGGGGAGTACCTCGCCGGCACGCACGGCGACGACGGCTACCGCTTCAGCCAGGTCGTCGACGTCATCACGTGGGAGGTCGCGCGATGA
- a CDS encoding histidine phosphatase family protein: MQLILARHAEPVAADPTPDGAPADPELSSRGRVQASALGWWAANNTGEKITEIVVSGMRRAQETAAPAADALGLTPVVDEELAEFDAGRSSYTPVHLRLGSDDPDWQRIQEGFLPEFVDVGAFTARVRGAFDRIVARHADAGRESVLVVCHAGTINMFLALELALGRPLTFPLDHVGLSRVLVSRSGRRKVRSVNETGHVAELL, from the coding sequence ATGCAGCTCATCCTCGCCCGCCATGCCGAGCCGGTCGCGGCCGACCCGACGCCCGACGGCGCCCCGGCCGACCCCGAGCTCTCCTCCCGCGGTCGCGTGCAGGCCAGCGCGCTGGGCTGGTGGGCCGCGAACAACACCGGCGAGAAGATCACCGAGATCGTCGTGTCCGGCATGCGGCGCGCCCAGGAGACCGCCGCGCCGGCCGCGGACGCCCTCGGCCTGACCCCCGTCGTCGACGAGGAGCTCGCGGAGTTCGACGCCGGGCGCTCCTCCTACACCCCGGTGCACCTGCGGCTCGGGTCCGACGACCCGGACTGGCAGCGGATCCAGGAGGGGTTCCTGCCGGAGTTCGTCGACGTCGGGGCCTTCACCGCCCGGGTCCGCGGCGCCTTCGACCGCATCGTCGCCCGGCACGCCGACGCGGGCCGCGAGTCGGTGCTCGTGGTCTGCCACGCGGGCACGATCAACATGTTCCTCGCCCTCGAGCTCGCCCTGGGGCGTCCACTGACCTTCCCGCTCGACCACGTGGGCCTGAGCCGGGTGCTCGTCTCCCGGTCGGGACGCCGCAAGGTGCGGTCGGTCAACGAGACGGGGCACGTCGCGGAGCTGCTGTGA
- a CDS encoding TMEM175 family protein, which translates to MSAPDRLPPPGRMVAFTDAAVAIALTLLVLPLVELVPEAARAGEPGAGAIIAGNLPAIGSFLLGFAVIARLWVSHHQLFGFAVRLTPSLVTLNLVWVLTITALPFFVELVSSYGPSDVVLRSFVGNLLVSSVLLTTMTVVMRRTGEADGDGSGPSEEFVTSSIAATVNFLVAFLLTLIVPWLSYYSMLVLFLDPLTTRLVTRLRR; encoded by the coding sequence GTGAGCGCCCCGGACCGGCTCCCGCCCCCCGGACGCATGGTGGCGTTCACCGACGCCGCGGTCGCCATCGCCCTGACCCTGCTCGTGCTGCCCCTCGTGGAGCTCGTGCCGGAGGCGGCGCGCGCCGGGGAGCCGGGGGCCGGCGCGATCATCGCGGGCAATCTCCCGGCGATCGGCAGCTTCCTGCTGGGGTTCGCGGTGATCGCCCGGCTCTGGGTCTCCCACCACCAGCTGTTCGGGTTCGCCGTCCGTCTCACCCCGTCCCTGGTCACGCTCAACCTCGTCTGGGTCCTGACGATCACGGCGTTGCCGTTCTTCGTGGAGCTGGTCTCCTCGTACGGGCCGAGCGACGTGGTGCTGCGGTCCTTCGTGGGCAACCTCCTGGTGTCCAGCGTCCTGCTCACCACGATGACCGTGGTGATGCGCCGGACGGGAGAGGCGGACGGCGACGGCAGCGGCCCGTCGGAGGAGTTCGTGACGTCCTCGATCGCGGCGACGGTCAACTTCCTCGTCGCCTTCCTGCTCACGCTGATCGTCCCGTGGCTGAGCTACTACTCGATGCTCGTGCTGTTCCTCGACCCGCTCACGACGCGGCTGGTGACCCGCCTGCGCCGCTGA